Genomic window (Methanococcus voltae):
CCATAAATTAATTAGTTGTATATGTACGACGGATAAATATACAATAGATAAACTCGGTGTAAAAATGTCAAACCTAAAAGCACGATTAAGGGATTTTGTAGAAACTGAAGAGGGTTATTTTGCAGTTAACACCTATCAACACCCCAATGATAGAATAATTGCATTTTTAAGATATATTAATTTAAACAAACTTTCAGAAACCACCAATAAAGAAATTGATGAATTATTATCAATTTATAATTTAGATAAAAATGATATAAGGGTTAAATTAGATGAAACAGGGCGAGAATTAAAATTTATTAAAGTAGCAGATTCAAAGACTGCTTATGATATATTACAACAAAATTATCCGATTTATGTTTATTATGATAGTGTAAACGACGTAGTTTTACACGCAATACCTTATAACAATGTAAAACAGATTATAAGCCCAAAAGATAGGTTAAAAGAAATAATAAACAATCCACAGACACTTTTGGAAGAAAAATGTAAAAAATTAGCTGAAAAATTAAAAGAATGTGGTCAAAAAAATAACTTACCCATTGATTATGAAAATATGGGTGTTTCTGGCTCTACAATACCAAAACTCAATAATGAAGGCTCAGACATTGATTTTGTAATATATGGTATGAAAAATCACAAAATTGCGAGAAAAATATTAAAAGAATGCTTTGAAGATGGAGAAATAGCTGAAATTACCCCACTTTCGGAAGATTTCTGGAAAAAAGCTTATAAAAAGAGAATTAAAGACGATACACTCGAATATGACGAATTCGTATGGCACGAATTAAGAAAATATAATCGTGGCTCCGTAAATGGGACAATGTTTGATTTATTGGCTACTCGAGAGTGGGACGAAATAAACGATAATTACGGCGATAAATCGTATAAAAACAAGGGTTTTATTAAAATAAATGCAAATATAAAAGACGATGACTATATGTTTGATAATCCTGCTACATATTCACTTGAAAACGTGGAACTTGGAAATTATGAGGGAAATATGCACTTAAATGAGATAAAAGAAATTAAGGAAAATTCTATGGCCCTAAAAGAAGTAGTTTCTTTTACTCATACTTATGCCGGACAGTGCTTAAATAATGAAAATGTATCAATAAGGGGTAAATTAGAAGCTGTAGAATCCCCCAATTGTGAGAATTATTATAGGGTGGTTGTCGGAACTACAAGAGAAGCATTTAATGAGTATATTAAATTAAATAAAAATTAAAAAAAGGATTATTGCTAATTTATTGAATAATATGGTAATATAAAATATAGAATATAAGATATAGGATATAAAATATATTAATATAGAATATAAAATATACCAATTTAATTATTTAATTATTTAATTATTTTGTTTTTTTCTATCAATTTCTTTTAAAAGTGGTGGAAATGGGTCAGATGTTGGAAATATGTTGTAAAATTTACTATAATCCCCAATGCCGTTGATATATTGTAAAAAATAAGGTGCAACCTCATTTGGTGAACCCATAGAAACCCCACCTACAACTTTACCATTTTCAAAGTAAACTCTATTAAATCCCCTATATTTTTCAAAGTATGCCCCGTGTACATTTCCTGTTTTTATTTCTTTATAATCATTAGTTTGCGTTCCTATCATCCCCAAAGGTATTTTTAGACGTATTACTTCCATATATGGCAATGGTTTCAATTTAATAAGTGATTTTCCCGTAATTTCATTATAGATATTTCTTGCTACAATAGCCCCCTGCCGTACTGAAAGAGGAGTATTGCTCCTACCGACTGCATCACCGCAAGCATAAACATTATTTGAGTCGCAACGAACTTTTAAATTATTATTTACACTAAAAGGTCGAGTTCCCCCGAATGCTATTAAATTATACACGTTTTCGTCTTTTAATAGCTCTTTGGTTTTATTTTCATCGTTTGTAATGTTGAAGTTGATAATATGATTTAAAACATATTTCCTAACATCGGGGTCGGTAATACGCTTTAAAATGTTAGAACGAACGTATGTAAACACTTCAGAACCTAAAGATGAGAATACTGAAGAAATTTCTGAGGCAGAGATTCCACCACCTATTACCACCATTTTTTCAGGCAATTCTTTTAAATTTACCAAATCAGAATATTTATTGCAGGTTATTTCGTTGTATGTATTAGGATAATCCATACCAGTTGCATATACTACATAATCATAGTTTTTTTTATTTTTATTTTTATTTTTATTTTCATTTTTCATTTCTTTTTCGGTATCAAATCGTTTAAATATTACATTTACGCCTTCTTTTTTTAATTTTTCAAGACTATGCAGTCTAATTTCTTTGTGAACTTCGTCTATTTTTTTATTTAGAGTTTTAAAGGTCATAAAATCATTTAATGTGTATTTATCTGTGTTTTTATGAATATTGCTATTATTTTTAACTTCATTTAACTTATCTATTGAGTCAGAAACCTCTTTAAGTGCATTTATATACTTACAGCCGTAATTTAAGCAAAGACCCCCTAATTTGTCTTTTTCATATAAATCTACTGAAATCCCCATTCTTGAAAGTTTTTTCGCACAAGCGGACCCTGCCGGTCCTGCACCGATTACTGCCACATTTACGTTTGATAAATCCATAATAACCCCCGTTTTATGAATTTTTTATTATTTTATTTTATTATTTTATTATTTTATTTTATTATTTTATTATTTTATTATTTTATTTTATGTCATATGTTGTTATCTAATTATATTTATGTTATAATAGATTTATAAAGAATAGGATAAATAAATCTAAAACAATATAAAGTAATATGTAATAATATAATTAAGAAAATCAAATTAACTAAAATTTACGGTAAGATTATTATGACAGCTTCAAATTCAAACACAAATCAAAATTTAGATGCGGATTTAGATTTAAAAGATTTAACAAATATCAATTTAGGAATTTTTGGACACATTGACCACGGAAAAACCACCTTATCGGGCGTACTAACAGAGATAGCCTCTACTTCATCGCTTGATAAATTACCAGAATCCCAAAAACGAGGGATAACTATAGATATGGGTTTCTCATCATTTAACTTAAAAAAAGAAGAAACAAATCAAAATTATATGATTACTCTAGTAGATGCTCCCGGACACGCCGATTTAATTAAAACGGTGGTTAGTGCAGCTGATATAATCGATATTGCACTTATAGTCGTAGATGCGAAGGAAGGACCAAAAACGCAGACTGGTGAGCACTTACTTATATTAGATAACTTTAATATACCGACTATTGTAGTTATTACAAAAATTGACAACGCCAATGCTGAAGAAATTGCACAAACAAAATTATTTATGAATTCCATACTTAATTCAACCCAAAATTTAAAAAATAGTGAAATTTTAGAGATTTCTGCAAAAAATAACCTTGGTATTGACAATTTAAAAAATTCAATAATGGAACACCTTCTTAAACTTCAAAATGAAAATAAACTCAATAGAAAAACCGATGACTACTTTAAAATGCCTTTAGACCACGCATTTCCGATTAAAGGAGCGGGTACTGTAATTACGGGCACTATAAACAAGGGTATTGTAAAAGTTGGCGATGAATTAAAGATATTGCCCATTAATATGGAAACAAAAGTAAGAAGTATACAAAGATTTAGAAAAAGTGTAAACGAAGCAGAAGCTGGGGACCGTGTGGGTATGGCCTTACAAAATGTTGAAGCTAAACAGATATACCGAGGTTGTATATTAACTTCAAAAGATACCAAATTACAGATGGTCGATAAGATAGTGGCTAAGGTCAAAATTTCAGACATTTTTCGCTATAATTTAACGCCAAAAATGACTGTGCACCTTAATGTAGGAATGTTGACTGTTCCCGCTAAGGTAATCACATACAAAAAAGTCATAAATCCTCAAAACAACAATACCGAGAATTTAATCGTAAATCAGGTTGGTGCAGGACAAGAATGCTACTGTTCTTTTGAACTTGACGATAAGGTACTCGCAGAAGTAGGCGATAGAATATTAATCACAAGGTTAGATTTACCACCTACAACACTTAGAATTTGTGGACACGGGACTATTGAAGGTTTTGAGTCTTTAAAAGACTTAGACATTAGAAAGGAAGTTTTAAGAGATGGTAATATTCGTATAGAAAAAGGAAGAACCACTATTGAAAATTTAGCCCCTTCAAAATCAAATGCAGAAAAATTAATCGGCGAAAAGGTTTATGTAATTGATAAATCGAAGAATGTTGAAGAAATTAAAAAATTACTTGCTGAAGATTCAAATAAATTAGATGGTTCAAAAGAATATACTAAACGTCCAGAGTACATTAAAGCAATAGGTAAACTTAAAGGTACTTTTGGCACTAAAGGCGTACTTGTAGCAGATTTTGACGCTGAAGTGGGCAATAGGGATGTTGTACTTTTGAAAAGGCTTAGAAGGTGGGGTTAAATGGAAAATTTTCAAGAGTTTCAGAATAAATATTTTAAAATTTCCGAGACAAGCCCTTCAAAAATAATTCTATTTGGGGAGCACGCCGTTGTAGATGGATACCCCGCTATTTCAATGGCAATCGATTTAAAAACTTTTGGAACTATTAAAAAATTAGATGATTGTAGTGAAAATTGTAGTGAAAAGTACATAAAAATTGATTTACAGGATTTAAACGAGAAAATAGTAATAGATATTTCAAATGACGAAGAAATAAGAAATTTTTTAAATTTAGATGTTAATAATATTGTTAAAAATGTAAAATACGTAGTTTGTGCAATTAAAAATACTATAAAATATATGATAAATAACAATAAAAACAAAGACATTAAAATATTACCTTTTGAATTAATATTGCATTCTGAAACTCCCGTAAGCTGTGGTTTAGGTTCTTCAGCTTCTGCAGTATTAACAACCATAAAATTAGTGTCTAAATTGTTGAATAAAAATTTAAATCTTTCTAATAGTGAAATGGCGGAAATAGCCTACAGTGTTGAAAAGGAAATACAAGGTAGGGCGAGTATTACCGATACGTACACCGTTTCAATGGGTGGAATTCTTGAAATAATAAATAACGAATATATCACCGATGATTTAAATTTAAACGATAATTTGGTAGAATTGATACAAACTTGCAACTTTTTGATTGTATATGTAGAAGAACGAAACAGAAAAACCGCTGAATTAGTTCAGGAAGTTGGAAATAACCCTAAAAAAGAAGAAATATTTTCAAAAATTGGGGAAATTATTTCAAAGTTAAAAACTTGTAAAAATAAATCAGAGTTTGGAAATTTAATGACTCAAAACCATAATTTATTAAAAGATTTAAACATATCTACTCAAAAAATTGACGAAGTTGTAGAATTAGGCTCTAAATATGGATTAGGTGCTAAATTAACCGGTGCAGGCGGTGGAGGTTGTGCCATAATATTATTAGATGATGAGGAACTACGTAAACAGGAGTTAATATATAATCTTAAAAAAATAGATGTTATGGAAATTTTTGAGTGCAAAATGTATTTAAATAAATAAAATTCTTTTTCAGTTTTATTCTTTATTCTTCTTTATTATTCTTTATTCTTCTTTTTTAGGTGCCGATTCTTCGATTTTTTCTCCGTGAGGGCATTTTTTAGGTTTTTCTATAAATTCGTAAAGTTTTTCAATTGTTTCATCACTCATGGCATGTTCTAATTTACAAGCTTCTTCACTTGCTTTTTCTAATTCTATATCTAAATAATCAGTTAAAAAGTGTTCCAAAATTCTATGTTTTCTTAAAATATTCCTTGCGATTAATTCGCCTTTTTCATCTAATTTTATGCCCACATAAGGTTCATAAATTATATAACCTTCACTACTTAATTTTTTAGCCATACCAGTGACAGCTGCGGGTTTTACTCCCAAGATATTTGCCAATTCAGTTGTTTTTACAGGCCTATGTTCTTTTTGAGTAAACATATGTATGCTTTCGAGATAATCTTCAATATTTGGAGAAATCATTAAATCACCAAGTTTAAATATGGTTTATATAGGTTTATATAGGTTTATATAGGTTTATATCTTAAATTCATTTGTTTTATTTTTCTTAAATTAATTTTAAATAATAATAATAATAATAATAATAATTACCAATTCATATTATTCATATATCTATAACTTATAGTATTTAAACTTTTAAACTAAATTAAAAATTTTAACCGATGTTAATTAATCACGTTTAATAAAATATATATAGTAGAACGTACACTATATAATTTAA
Coding sequences:
- a CDS encoding FAD-dependent oxidoreductase, yielding MDLSNVNVAVIGAGPAGSACAKKLSRMGISVDLYEKDKLGGLCLNYGCKYINALKEVSDSIDKLNEVKNNSNIHKNTDKYTLNDFMTFKTLNKKIDEVHKEIRLHSLEKLKKEGVNVIFKRFDTEKEMKNENKNKNKNKKNYDYVVYATGMDYPNTYNEITCNKYSDLVNLKELPEKMVVIGGGISASEISSVFSSLGSEVFTYVRSNILKRITDPDVRKYVLNHIINFNITNDENKTKELLKDENVYNLIAFGGTRPFSVNNNLKVRCDSNNVYACGDAVGRSNTPLSVRQGAIVARNIYNEITGKSLIKLKPLPYMEVIRLKIPLGMIGTQTNDYKEIKTGNVHGAYFEKYRGFNRVYFENGKVVGGVSMGSPNEVAPYFLQYINGIGDYSKFYNIFPTSDPFPPLLKEIDRKKQNN
- the selB gene encoding selenocysteine-specific translation elongation factor translates to MTASNSNTNQNLDADLDLKDLTNINLGIFGHIDHGKTTLSGVLTEIASTSSLDKLPESQKRGITIDMGFSSFNLKKEETNQNYMITLVDAPGHADLIKTVVSAADIIDIALIVVDAKEGPKTQTGEHLLILDNFNIPTIVVITKIDNANAEEIAQTKLFMNSILNSTQNLKNSEILEISAKNNLGIDNLKNSIMEHLLKLQNENKLNRKTDDYFKMPLDHAFPIKGAGTVITGTINKGIVKVGDELKILPINMETKVRSIQRFRKSVNEAEAGDRVGMALQNVEAKQIYRGCILTSKDTKLQMVDKIVAKVKISDIFRYNLTPKMTVHLNVGMLTVPAKVITYKKVINPQNNNTENLIVNQVGAGQECYCSFELDDKVLAEVGDRILITRLDLPPTTLRICGHGTIEGFESLKDLDIRKEVLRDGNIRIEKGRTTIENLAPSKSNAEKLIGEKVYVIDKSKNVEEIKKLLAEDSNKLDGSKEYTKRPEYIKAIGKLKGTFGTKGVLVADFDAEVGNRDVVLLKRLRRWG
- the mvk gene encoding mevalonate kinase, with the translated sequence MENFQEFQNKYFKISETSPSKIILFGEHAVVDGYPAISMAIDLKTFGTIKKLDDCSENCSEKYIKIDLQDLNEKIVIDISNDEEIRNFLNLDVNNIVKNVKYVVCAIKNTIKYMINNNKNKDIKILPFELILHSETPVSCGLGSSASAVLTTIKLVSKLLNKNLNLSNSEMAEIAYSVEKEIQGRASITDTYTVSMGGILEIINNEYITDDLNLNDNLVELIQTCNFLIVYVEERNRKTAELVQEVGNNPKKEEIFSKIGEIISKLKTCKNKSEFGNLMTQNHNLLKDLNISTQKIDEVVELGSKYGLGAKLTGAGGGGCAIILLDDEELRKQELIYNLKKIDVMEIFECKMYLNK
- a CDS encoding metal-dependent transcriptional regulator, translating into MISPNIEDYLESIHMFTQKEHRPVKTTELANILGVKPAAVTGMAKKLSSEGYIIYEPYVGIKLDEKGELIARNILRKHRILEHFLTDYLDIELEKASEEACKLEHAMSDETIEKLYEFIEKPKKCPHGEKIEESAPKKEE